A portion of the Edaphobacter bradus genome contains these proteins:
- a CDS encoding YdcF family protein, producing MIVPASNLRRRRSSSGWTALRRLAGIVLVVALAWSVYVYHQIAQVAHHDDAQPADAIAVFGAAEYLGRPSPVLHARLDHAVDLYRKQIAPLIITLGGGSDRDSGNTEGAVGRDYLLANGVPFGNIIAETRSTDTEQQVRRLAAIARDNNLHHVVVVSDGTHLFRIRELCSDAGLDVYTSPRPALGHISSYDLAMRYFHEIISYTMVRLHLDESWLHWVEGKEDF from the coding sequence ATGATCGTCCCGGCCTCCAACCTGCGGCGTAGGCGTTCTTCCAGCGGCTGGACTGCGTTGCGCCGTCTCGCCGGCATCGTCCTGGTCGTCGCGCTCGCCTGGAGCGTCTACGTCTACCACCAGATCGCCCAAGTCGCACACCACGATGACGCCCAGCCCGCCGATGCCATCGCCGTCTTCGGCGCAGCGGAGTATCTGGGCCGCCCCTCGCCGGTTCTTCATGCGCGCCTCGACCACGCCGTCGATCTCTATCGCAAGCAGATTGCCCCGCTCATCATCACCCTTGGCGGCGGTAGCGACCGCGACTCCGGCAACACCGAAGGTGCCGTCGGCCGTGACTATCTCCTCGCCAACGGAGTCCCCTTCGGCAACATCATCGCCGAGACCCGCTCCACCGATACTGAGCAGCAGGTCCGCCGCCTCGCGGCCATTGCGCGCGACAACAACCTCCATCACGTCGTCGTCGTCTCTGACGGCACTCATCTCTTCCGTATCCGCGAGCTCTGCAGCGACGCTGGCCTCGACGTCTACACCTCGCCGCGCCCCGCGCTCGGCCACATCAGCAGCTACGACCTCGCCATGCGCTACTTCCACGAGATCATCAGCTACACCATGGTGCGGCTCCACCTCGATGAAAGCTGGCTTCACTGGGTCGAGGGTAAAGAGGACTTCTAA
- a CDS encoding DUF92 domain-containing protein, with protein sequence MEVWNKAIPRARDGRQSAALTWVVGLLLALAAAAPPIAALKLGLPLWSLSGPLLLSSLFAALVWGLRAATPGGTAMGWAVCFLLAQSSEVWTRFSSLPVLRPAFPALIVLFVLTSAATRFGRARKEARGVAEARSGRKASQIAANLGVAALFAAAGRYEGCIAALAEATADTVSSEIGQAVGGRALLITTLKPVPAGTDGGVSMWGTVAGVVAAGAIVAIGAMHHALWPNKAAVMGAACAGLLFDSLLGATVERRGWMGNDLVNFASTLFAALLAQALTR encoded by the coding sequence ATGGAAGTCTGGAATAAGGCGATCCCAAGAGCGCGGGACGGCAGACAATCTGCTGCGTTGACCTGGGTAGTCGGACTACTGCTGGCCTTGGCTGCAGCGGCGCCGCCTATCGCCGCGCTGAAGCTGGGCCTGCCGCTGTGGTCGCTGTCGGGGCCGCTACTCCTCAGCAGCCTGTTTGCGGCGCTGGTGTGGGGGCTGCGAGCGGCTACTCCAGGCGGGACAGCGATGGGCTGGGCGGTCTGCTTTCTGCTGGCCCAGTCGTCCGAGGTCTGGACGCGGTTCTCTTCGCTTCCGGTGCTGCGGCCCGCCTTTCCTGCCCTGATCGTGCTGTTTGTGCTGACATCTGCGGCGACAAGGTTTGGACGCGCCAGGAAGGAGGCCCGCGGGGTTGCAGAGGCGCGGAGCGGGCGGAAGGCGTCGCAGATTGCGGCGAACCTCGGAGTCGCGGCTCTGTTTGCCGCTGCGGGGCGATATGAGGGATGCATCGCGGCGCTGGCCGAGGCGACGGCAGATACGGTCTCTTCGGAGATCGGGCAGGCTGTGGGAGGCAGGGCGCTCCTGATCACGACGCTGAAGCCGGTGCCAGCCGGCACCGATGGAGGTGTGAGCATGTGGGGAACAGTGGCCGGAGTCGTCGCCGCAGGAGCGATCGTGGCGATCGGCGCTATGCACCATGCACTGTGGCCGAATAAGGCTGCCGTGATGGGGGCGGCCTGTGCAGGGTTGCTCTTCGACAGCCTGCTGGGAGCTACGGTCGAGCGGCGAGGATGGATGGGAAATGACCTGGTGAACTTCGCTTCGACTCTGTTTGCTGCACTGCTGGCACAGGCGCTGACGCGTTAG